In the genome of Thermodesulfobacteriota bacterium, the window GAAGGGGCCGACCTCATAAAGGTCCTCGCCCAGGTGGGTCCCTGTCCGGTAATGGGGATCCAGGGTGCTGCGCACCGAATAGAAGGCCAGGCCGCCAGGCTTGAGCACCCGGTGGATCTCCCGGAGCGCCGAAGCGATCTGGGCGGTGGTCAGCTCCATGCACAGGAGCATGTGGGAGTAGCAGGCATCGAAGGAGGCATCCGGGAAGGGCAGCGGCTCCACCACATCGTGGAGCTGAGCGGCCACCAGGTCCGCCAGGCCGCGCTGCTGGGCCGCGGCCGCGATCTCCTTGACCGACCGCTCGGTATAGTCCAGGGCGGTGACCGCCAGGCCGGCCTCCGCAAAGAACAGCGTATCCCGCCCCTGACCTGGCCCCAGCTCCAGCAAGGACTGGACGCCAGCCTGGCGACAGGCCTCCAGGCTCTGCCGGGCAAACTGGCTGGGTCCCTTGCCGAAAAACGCCTCTGTCTCGGTGTAGACGCGACCCCAGTGCTCCTTCTGATCGGTTTGCGCACGCTTCGGCATGCCTCTCCTCCCCAATGGCATCCCCGGGCCACCCTGGCCCGCCATGACCCGCCAAGTCCTACCTGCCACCTAGTCCGTCGCCAGGGCGGCCTCAACCAGATGAAGGTCTTTCAAGAGCGCACTCATCCTCCGAGGTGGCAACGGCAGGGCCTCTGCCTGTTCCCGCAGACCGGACGGCAGCTCAGCCACCGAGGGCCGCACCACCTTCCTCTTGGATTCCATGGCGGCACGCCACCTGAGGGCGAATCCGGACTGGTGCTTCTTCCATTCCTCGGCGATCTCCACGGTCATGACCACGCGATGACAGATCCGGAGAATCTGGATCAGGAAATCCCGGCAGGCCGTCGACACTGGATGCTCAGCCGAGCCGGCCGCCCGGGCAACGGAAGCGTCGATGACGATGGCCCGGGACATCTTGCCGCTCATACCGCCACACCCCGCTTCTCCACGGCGTCCAGATAGTCCTGCTCCGCCTGCAGGGCAACATCATCAAAGTCCTCCGGCCAGTCGCCGAAGGCGCCTTGCGGATCCAGATCGGCAGCGGTGACCTGCGTGGCACCTGTGGCAGCCTCCCGTTGGAACCAGTGGAGCCCGACCAGGGATGGCGACAGCTCGCCCCGCGCCACCTGGGTCTGGATGCCCCGCACCAGAAGAGCGCTGTGGGTCTCCACCACCGTGACAACGCCGCGGGTCGCCACCTTGGCCAGGACATCCGCCAGCCGTCGCTGTGCTCTGGGGTGCAAATGGATCTCGGGCTGCTCAAGATAGACAATCTGTCCGGGGCGGGCGGCCAGGAGCGCCACCAGGACCGGTAGTGTCTGGGACACGCCAAATCCCACGTCGGCGATGCTGACCAGATCATAAGCGCCGCCACGCTTGGCGTGGGGCATCCGGCCCACCCGCAGCTCGACCCGGGTGTCATCCAGCGGCTTCGCTTCCACCTTCCAGGTCAGACCAAGATCCTCCAGAACCGAGCTCAGCTCCTGGAGCTTCGGATCGCCGGTGGACTGCCAGTGGCTGATGATGCTGGCAATGTAGGCCTCGAAGGTACCGGGAAAGGTCTGCCCCACTGCCGTCGTCTTGTACGTCCTCTCCGGGTTGCCGCGCAACCCGGGAACGTGGATCATCTGCTCGATGAGGGGGCCCACCAGCACCGCAGGGGAGAAGGCCCTGGCCAGCCAGTCAGACCGGGGCACCTTTCCCGAACCGGCCAGCCCAAAGAACAGGAAACAGCGGTCCCGGGACACCACCCAGTGCAGATCCCATTTACCCCCGCCCGACATGTCTTCCCGCAGCCGCCGCAGGTGCTCGGGGAGGATGGCCTCGATCTCCTGATGGCTCATTCCCGGACGCAGGGCCGTCTTGTCGCCTGTCGCGGTGACATGGGTCAGATGGTCGATCTCCATGCCCATCCCGGGGATACGCTTGAAGCCCAGGCCCAGGGTGTCGCCGTCGGCCAGACCGAGCTCCATCGACAACATGGATGGGCAGGAGCCGGGCACCCGGCATGCCAACTGCTCGGCCGAAGTCAGCCGAACGTTGGGGCCATCGAGCAGGAGCGCCCCCGGGTCGAATGGCGCCTCCAGAGTCTGCTTCAGGAGGAGGAGCGGCTGCATCATGCTGGATTTGCCGGAGCTGTTGGCACCGGCCAGCACGGTAAGTGGCCGCAGGACGATGGCCTGCTCCTGGCATATCGACTTGTAGCCGCAGACCGCAAGTCGCGAGAGCCCAGGCCTCCCCCCTCCGGCTGGCCGTCTCTGTCTCTTCGTTCCCATGGTGACACCCCATTGATCATCGGGATGGTGTTTGGAGACGACCGGCATACCTCGGTCGTCGCTGCCCATCCATACCAGCTTGGCGGCAAAAGTGCCAGAACAAGAGCCGCGGCCGCCGGGGGGCTCTCCCGACTCAATCCGCGGAACAGATGACGCTGTACGGGATGGGGTAGGCGGCCGTTATGGTGCCGCCGGGGCAGGAGCAGCTGATCGGCGACGGTCAGCCATTGGCAATCGGGCGAGAAACGGCGCAGGCGGCCGTCCTCCGGGGGCTTGGAGTGGCGGGTGCTCCGAAAACGGGCAGCGGGACAGGCTGAGCGCTCAGCCCTCCTTCTGGTAGACCCGCTCCTCCTTGTCCGGCTCCTCTTCCGGCAGGACCCAGACGATGTTGGCCTTGTTGACGATGAAGGTCTTGTTGATGACCGCCTCGCTGATGGCGGCGTCGAACACCACCACAAACGGGCTGGGGTTGTTGATGAACAGCTCGGAAAGCCGGGTTTCGTAGCCGATGTTGATCTTGCCGACGACAAAGCTGTTGTCGACCAGCTTGATCCGGACCAGGACCGGTTTGATCCTCCTGGAGACGCCGATCGTGGGCTGCGCCTCCTTGGCGCCGCCAATCGTCATGACCATGGTCAGGGCTCCTTGTCCCGGCAAGCTCATCCGGAGGTCGCCGGACTGCCCTTCTTTTGGCAATCCGGACACAGGCCAGCAGCGGAATGCTCCCCCAGCCGCTCCCGCAGATACCGCTCCACCTCGTGCCAATAGACGCGATCGTCCCGGATCTTCTGGCAGGACGGGCAGATGGGCAGGAGGTGCTGCAGGCGGCGGATCTCGTGGTCCCGGGTCTCAAGCTGGAGGCTCACCTCCATGGACGAGGTGATGTGACCGGCGAAGCGGCCGGCGCCGTTCGAAAACGGCACCCCCCGGTCCAGCACCCAACAGTAGACCCCGTCGTAGCGCCGCAGGCGGTACTCCATTTCGAAAGGCTCCTGGTGCGCACTGGCTGCCTGGCAGATGGCAAGGCAGGCCTCGGCATCCTCGGCATGGATGCCGGCCGTCCAGCCGTCCCCCAGCTCCTGCTCCAGGCTGCGGCCGGTGAAGGCCAGCCAGCGGTGGTTCACGAAGTCGCAGGCCGCCCGGGTGTTGCTGCGCCGAATCATGATCGGCGCTTGTTCCACAAGCTGGACATAATCCACCGTTCGTGTACGCTCTTGACTGGTCATGGCCACGTTTCCCGGCAGTCCCGGAGAGGCACGGCACGGCCACCCCTGGACCGGTCGGGCTCTCCACCTACAGCCCTAGATGTTTATCGTCTTCACAGAATTCTGTAAAGGAATATTGCCATCCCGCCTTTGTCGGCCCCATGCAGGAGAATCCCGTGACCAGGCTCTTCGACCGCCCAGGCCCGGCGAATACCCAGGATGCCCTTGCTGTTATCGAGGAAGGGATTGAGGTCTTCCAGGTCCGGCAGCTGGTGGTGGCCTCCACCCACGGTGATACCGGTCTGGCAGTCGCCCGTCTTTTGGCCGGCCGCGGCCTCACCGTGGTGGTGGTCACCCACAACTGCGGGTTCAAGGAGCCCGGACGTCTGGAGATGAGCGCCGCCACCCGCCAGGAGATCGAGGCCCTGGGGGCCAAGGTGCACACCGGCACCATGCCCTTCCGCACCATCGGCACAGCCATCCGTGGGCTGGTCGGCTACTCCCAGCAGGATCTGGTGGCCAACACCTTGCGCCTGCTCGGCCAGGGGATCAAGGTCTGTGTCGAGATCGCCCTCATGGCCAGCGACGCCGGCCTGATCACGCCGGAGGAGGTCTTGACCGTGGCGGGCACTGGCCGGGGTGCCGACACCGTGGCCCTGCTCCTGCCCCAGCCCTCCAACCGGCTGTTTGATCTCCAGGTGCGGGCTGTTCTGGCCAAGCCGCGGATCTGGTGAGGGACTTGCCGGCGATGATCCCCAGGCACATCGGCATCATCGGCACCGGCCGCCATGGCAGCCGCTATGCCCAGCACCTGCTGGCCGACGTGCCGGGCCTTTCGTTGGCCAGGGGGCCGTATCGCCTGCGCCTGTCTTCGCTCGGCTTGCCACGAGACCTGGGTCGATTTATAATCCGGCCGCAGCCAGCCGCTACTCCGAAGCCGTGGGGCGGCTGCCGCCGGCCTCTCTCACCTGGACAAACGAGATCCCCATGCCTCCTCTTCGCGCTCTCCCGCTCCTCATCCTGATGGGCCTTCTCCTGGTAGCCGCCCCTGCCTGCGAACGGAGCGCCCCGCCACCGAAGACCGCTGTTGGCATCGGCCAGCCGGCACCCGACTTCCTGCTCCGGGACCTGGAGGGCAACAGCTGGTCCTTGACCGATCTGCGGGGCAACCTGGTATTTCTCAATTTCTGGGCCACCTGGTGCCCCCCCTGCCGGGAAGAGATGCCCTCCATGGAAGCCCTGCGGCAAGAGCTGGCGGGCCGCTCCTTCCGCATGGTCACCGTGCTGGGCAACGACGAGCCGGCCAATGCCCAGCGTTTCCTGGCCCGCATCGGCGCTGCCATGCCGGTCCTGCTGGATCCGGACGGCAGCACCACCCTGGCCTACGGCATCACCGGGGTTCCGGAAACCTTCATCATCGACAGCCAGGGTATCCTGCGGGAGCGGTTCATCGGCGGCCGCGACTGGAACAGTTCCAGCGCCAAAGCGATGCTGGCCCGCTACCTGCCCTGACCCTCGCCCTTCGGCTCCGGCCTTGAAACGCCTGGCCCGCAGCCTCGTTCTGCTGCTCCTGGCCCTGATCGGCCTCGGGGGCATTCTCTTGCGGGTTCGCCAGGCGTGGCTCCCCCCCCTCGTTGTCGCCTTTCTCCAGACGGAAGCCGACCGGCAAGGCTTGTCGTTGACGATCGACCACCTGGAAAGCGTCCCCTGGTCCGGGGTGACAGCGCGAGCCCTGACCCTCACCAGCCGCCAACCCGACCTGCCGCCTCTGCACCTGACCCTGGACCGGATCGAAATCCGGTACAACTTGGCGACCCTCCTTGCAGGGGGGGATGCCTTTGTCCAGGCGGTGACGGTCCGGGCCACCGGCCTCCGGGGCGCCATCGACCTGGCTGCCACTCCGGCTGGGACCGACCACAGCGAGGCGCAGCCGCCAGCCTGGTCCCTGCCGGCCTTGCCCGATCTGCAACTGGAAGGGGTGGATCTTGCCCTCAGCACCACCCAGGGGGAGCTGGCCATCCACCAGGGACGACTGGACCTGGCGCCAGCGCCGCGAGAAGGGGGGATCGAGGCCCTCCTGAAGGCGGAAGAGCTGGAGCTGGACCTGGCCCCCCTGGCCCCGGCTCAGCTGCCTTTGCGGGCCCGGCTTGTCATCGGCCCCGGGTCGGTGCGCCTGCAGGAGCTGCAGCTGCGGGGCGAGGATGTGCCGGCCTCGGCGCGACTGTTCCAGCCAGCGACCGGGGCCGGCATCGGCCTGGAGATGGCGCTCCGGCTGGCCGGCGGCTCGCTTTCTGGCGAGGGGGTGTGGGCGCCGAGCCAGCTGACCGCCGCCTTCCGGGGCGAGAGCCTGGACCTGGAGAAGTGGCGCCAGCTGCTGCGGCAGCCGGAAATCGTACCGGCCGGCAGCCTCGATGCCGAGCTGGATCTGCGCCTGGATCCCCGGACCCCGGACCAGGCCGCAGGCCTTCTCCGACTGTCCTTCCAGGGCCAGCCGGCCGCCCCGCTGCAGGGCCTGGACCTGGCCGGTCAGCTGGAGGCCGGCACGCTGCGTCTGGACCGCCTGGGCATCTCGGTCCTGGGCAGCAGCCTGGCCAGCGATGGTCTGCTTCTGCCCTTGGCCCCCCTCCTGGCCGGCAACTGGTCCGGGATGCTGCAAGGCGCGTCTGGCCAGCTGCGAGGGGAGAGCAGCGATCTGCCGGCC includes:
- a CDS encoding methyltransferase domain-containing selenoprotein MduS; protein product: MPKRAQTDQKEHWGRVYTETEAFFGKGPSQFARQSLEACRQAGVQSLLELGPGQGRDTLFFAEAGLAVTALDYTERSVKEIAAAAQQRGLADLVAAQLHDVVEPLPFPDASFDACYSHMLLCMELTTAQIASALREIHRVLKPGGLAFYSVRSTLDPHYRTGTHLGEDLYEVGPFVIHFLSEERIRALAHGFEMLELARLQEGSLPRDLFTVTLKKRAAVIPLPIIPEAKSMNDPMTSFQAFFSATFGPGALDGKVKHLVALGVSLAVGCDS
- a CDS encoding AAA family ATPase — translated: MGTKRQRRPAGGGRPGLSRLAVCGYKSICQEQAIVLRPLTVLAGANSSGKSSMMQPLLLLKQTLEAPFDPGALLLDGPNVRLTSAEQLACRVPGSCPSMLSMELGLADGDTLGLGFKRIPGMGMEIDHLTHVTATGDKTALRPGMSHQEIEAILPEHLRRLREDMSGGGKWDLHWVVSRDRCFLFFGLAGSGKVPRSDWLARAFSPAVLVGPLIEQMIHVPGLRGNPERTYKTTAVGQTFPGTFEAYIASIISHWQSTGDPKLQELSSVLEDLGLTWKVEAKPLDDTRVELRVGRMPHAKRGGAYDLVSIADVGFGVSQTLPVLVALLAARPGQIVYLEQPEIHLHPRAQRRLADVLAKVATRGVVTVVETHSALLVRGIQTQVARGELSPSLVGLHWFQREAATGATQVTAADLDPQGAFGDWPEDFDDVALQAEQDYLDAVEKRGVAV
- a CDS encoding PAS domain-containing protein, which produces MTSQERTRTVDYVQLVEQAPIMIRRSNTRAACDFVNHRWLAFTGRSLEQELGDGWTAGIHAEDAEACLAICQAASAHQEPFEMEYRLRRYDGVYCWVLDRGVPFSNGAGRFAGHITSSMEVSLQLETRDHEIRRLQHLLPICPSCQKIRDDRVYWHEVERYLRERLGEHSAAGLCPDCQKKGSPATSG
- a CDS encoding TlpA disulfide reductase family protein; this encodes MPPLRALPLLILMGLLLVAAPACERSAPPPKTAVGIGQPAPDFLLRDLEGNSWSLTDLRGNLVFLNFWATWCPPCREEMPSMEALRQELAGRSFRMVTVLGNDEPANAQRFLARIGAAMPVLLDPDGSTTLAYGITGVPETFIIDSQGILRERFIGGRDWNSSSAKAMLARYLP